The proteins below are encoded in one region of Hemiscyllium ocellatum isolate sHemOce1 chromosome 3, sHemOce1.pat.X.cur, whole genome shotgun sequence:
- the LOC132830742 gene encoding histone H3.3A: MARTKQTARKSTGGKAPRKQLATKAARKSAPSTGGVKKPHRYRPGTVALREIRRYQKSTELLIRKLPFQRLVREIAQDFKTDLRFQSAAIGALQEASEAYLVGLFEDTNLCAIHAKRVTIMPKDIQLARRIRGERA; the protein is encoded by the exons ATGGCCCGTACCAAGCAAACTGCCCGTAAATCCACTGGTGGCAAGGCACCAAGGAAGCAGCTGGCAACTAAAGCCGCCCGTAAAAGTGCCCCATCCACTGGTGGGGTAAAGAAGCCTCACCGTTACCG CCCGGGCACTGTGGCGCTACGAGAAATCAGGCGCTACCAGAAATCCACCGAACTTCTGATCCGCAAGCTGCCGTTCCAGCGTCTCGTCCGTGAAATTGCTCAGGACTTCAAGACGGATCTGCGCTTCCAAAGTGCGGCCATTGGCGCCCTGCAG GAAGCAAGTGAGGCCTACCTGGTGGGACTGTTTGAAGACACCAACCTTTGTGCTATCCATGCCAAGCGTGTGACCATCATGCCAAAAGACATCCAGCTGGCTCGCCGCATTCGTGGGGAGCGTGCTTAA